From Topomyia yanbarensis strain Yona2022 chromosome 1, ASM3024719v1, whole genome shotgun sequence, one genomic window encodes:
- the LOC131696353 gene encoding uncharacterized protein LOC131696353: protein MDSICLQCSEPVTTLNQLKCQGFCDRIMHISCSTLTRPKLDMINDSANIFWLCDSCVDLMKSSAVNAAFTALSEAFRLLTDTHKTALEALKAEMEKTRKSVESATTLPATPISWPVPNRAGAKRARETEDDKFPSKSDVPSLKCGKKKGDVAKVPTITVQPATSKCWIYLSRIATTVSEAEVGAMVKECLSTDDPVEVKKLVKKDANLSGLNFISFKIGVDPQLREMALHADTWPDGMYFREFIDFRQERNNDGKLGFRKTPRLG, encoded by the coding sequence ATGGATTCGATCTGCCTGCAGTGCTCCGAGCCGGTAACCACTTTGAATCAGCTGAAATGCCAAGGATTTTGCGACAGAATCATGCATATATCGTGTTCAACGCTCACTCGTCCAAAATTGGACATGATTAACGACTCAGCGAATATATTCTGGCTTTGCGACAGCTGtgtggatttgatgaaatcctccgcAGTGAATGCAGCTTTTACAGCATTGAGCGAAGCGTTCCGTTTGCTGACCGACACACATAAAACAGCGCTTGAAGCATTAAAGGCTGAAATGGAGAAAACCAGAAAATCAGTGGAATCCGCAACGACATTGCCTGCAACTCCCATATCATGGCCCGTTCCAAATAGAGCTGGAGCCAAACGTGCTCGCGAGACGGAGGATGATAAATTTCCTTCTAAATCCGATGTCCCTAGTCTAAAGTGTGGCAAGAAAAAGGGTGATGTAGCAAAGGTACCCACAATCACTGTTCAACCCGCTACTAGTAAATGCTGGATTTACTTGTCACGAATTGCTACCACCGTTTCCGAAGCTGAGGTTGGTGCTATGGTTAAGGAGTGCCTCTCAACGGACGATCCGGTCGAAGTGAAGAAGTTAGTGAAAAAAGACGCAAATTTGAGCGGGCttaatttcatttctttcaaaattggtgttgacccTCAACTTCGTGAAATGGCTCTCCATGCCGATACCTGGCCGGATGGGATGTATTTCCGCGAGTTCATCGACTTTCGGCAAGAACGTAATAATGACGGGAAGCTTGGGTTTCGGAAAACACCTCGACTGGGATAA